In bacterium, the following are encoded in one genomic region:
- a CDS encoding HAD hydrolase-like protein: MHDSLPIPRAILFDLDGVLITSLENHFFTWSTVLSDQGISVTRRDIALGEGEKAEVSMRRFFQEKAGITPSDEFVMELVNRKRKLYRENSPPQINPEAHGLLQKLKASNVLLGLVTGSARVNLESSLIPEEIALFSAIVSGEENLPGKPDPAPYLEAMKRLHCEPAEC, from the coding sequence ATGCACGATTCTTTACCGATTCCTCGTGCGATTTTGTTCGATCTCGATGGTGTCTTAATAACTTCCCTGGAAAATCACTTTTTCACGTGGAGTACCGTATTATCTGATCAAGGTATTTCGGTTACCCGCCGCGACATTGCATTAGGCGAAGGGGAAAAAGCCGAAGTATCGATGCGCCGCTTCTTTCAAGAGAAAGCAGGCATCACCCCTTCCGATGAATTTGTGATGGAGCTCGTGAATCGGAAGCGAAAACTCTATCGCGAGAATTCGCCGCCGCAAATCAACCCGGAAGCACACGGGCTTTTGCAGAAGTTAAAAGCTTCAAATGTACTGCTGGGGTTAGTTACCGGGTCGGCGCGCGTCAATCTCGAGAGTTCGCTAATACCTGAGGAGATTGCACTTTTCTCCGCGATAGTATCCGGTGAAGAGAATCTCCCCGGGAAACCGGATCCAGCGCCTTATCTGGAAGCGATGAAACGCCTTCATTGCGAACCGGCGGAATGTTAG
- a CDS encoding DUF4438 domain-containing protein: MIKKTTTPKEGILLGGLRTNADKLVAMAAVGEIAPPKLGPLPYRIQAKTGQAIPLPGTGSITFNKRIGDNCIDLVGDHIEPGATIEYRGSSDGGFSPNNGLNTLACIGNPVRVLTGEAKGETGRVTGTHGGVEHVIVDFPPDVLADLAIGDKMQVHAFGIGLELLDFPDIKLFNLDPQLLHVLDWKKDRSGKLVVPVTHFVPGKVMGSGLGNNHVWRGDYDIQMFDEKMVAEYNLKSLRFGDIVALMDVDNSYGRIWSEGSVTIGVIIHSNSVVAGHGPGVTTIATSLSGNIKPVISEQANLAYLFEKMKSKRKK; encoded by the coding sequence ATGATTAAAAAGACAACGACACCTAAGGAAGGCATTCTGTTAGGTGGTTTGCGAACCAATGCCGATAAATTAGTTGCAATGGCGGCAGTTGGTGAAATTGCGCCGCCAAAGTTAGGTCCCTTGCCTTATCGCATTCAAGCGAAAACTGGACAAGCAATTCCCTTGCCCGGTACCGGCAGTATCACATTCAACAAACGCATCGGTGATAACTGTATCGATTTGGTCGGCGACCATATCGAACCCGGCGCGACAATCGAGTACCGCGGATCCAGTGATGGTGGTTTTTCTCCAAACAATGGCTTAAACACGCTTGCCTGCATTGGAAATCCCGTTCGAGTCTTAACCGGCGAAGCGAAAGGGGAAACCGGACGCGTTACCGGAACCCACGGCGGTGTCGAGCACGTCATCGTCGATTTTCCGCCGGATGTTTTAGCCGATCTTGCGATTGGCGATAAAATGCAAGTTCATGCCTTCGGGATTGGTCTCGAATTGCTCGATTTTCCCGACATCAAACTCTTCAATCTTGATCCCCAATTGTTACATGTTTTAGATTGGAAAAAAGATCGTTCCGGCAAATTAGTCGTACCGGTTACACATTTCGTTCCCGGAAAAGTGATGGGGAGTGGGTTGGGCAACAACCACGTCTGGCGCGGCGATTACGACATTCAAATGTTCGATGAAAAAATGGTAGCTGAGTATAATCTCAAATCGCTCCGTTTTGGCGATATTGTCGCACTGATGGATGTCGACAATAGCTACGGCAGAATCTGGAGTGAAGGTTCCGTTACCATCGGGGTGATCATCCATTCCAATAGCGTTGTAGCGGGTCACGGCCCAGGTGTCACGACCATTGCGACATCGCTATCAGGTAACATCAAACCGGTGATTTCCGAGCAGGCGAACCTTGCTTATCTATTCGAGAAAATGAAATCGAAGAGGAAGAAGTAA